One Dioscorea cayenensis subsp. rotundata cultivar TDr96_F1 chromosome 15, TDr96_F1_v2_PseudoChromosome.rev07_lg8_w22 25.fasta, whole genome shotgun sequence genomic region harbors:
- the LOC120277844 gene encoding phospholipase A1-Igamma1, chloroplastic-like translates to MLHVKPSTPVPDKPLNYSKLTETHLPLLNTSFPIINIIYVYSSDIQIQCNSSTKKHPYFLMALTIRSTTIHHHHHPLPPNSTKSTLHLHSTTQTRPQHHRHSGISLNIPSIISNLLHIGTTHNSIPELLLTNSTNKQTPTSSPKENISSLQPELHGSTNWSPLLNPLHPWLRREIIKYGEFSQATYEAFDFNPFSEYCGSCLYNQSRLFEILGLTRHGYNVTEYIYAMSHVELPKWLERSLHADTWSKDSNWMGYVAVSDDTETRRIGCRDIVVAWRGTVSPSEWLEDLQGKLEPLGDHGETDAKVEHGFFSIYTSKSDATRYNKSSASEQVMEEIKRLVAYYRGNGEEVSLTVTGHSLGGALALLNAHEAARSIPGLPVSVISFGAPRVGNEAFGDEIRDLGVKVLRVVVKQDMVPKLPGIFLNERIEKLKAVTGELEWIYKHVGLELNLNIKASPYLKHGFDLAGFHNLETYLHLVDGYVSEQAGYRLNARRDAALVNKYSGMLRSELKIPVCWNQLANKGMVRNAYGRWVQLERTPEDIPSPHRDC, encoded by the coding sequence ATGCTGCATGTCAAACCTTCCACACCTGTCCCTGATAAACCTTTGAACTATTCTAAGTTGACGGAGACCCACTTGCCATTACTCAATACTTCATTCCCCatcatcaatattatttatgtgtACAGTTCAGACATACAAATCCAATGCAACAGCTCAACTAAGAAACATCCTTATTTCCTCATGGCTCTAACCATCAGATCCACCACcatccaccaccaccaccaccctcTTCCTCCAAACTCTACAAAATCCACTCTCCATCTCCATTCCACCACCCAAACACGACCCCAACACCACCGGCACTCCGGCATCAGTCTCAACATCCCCAGCATCATCTCCAACCTCCTCCACATTGGCACCACCCACAACTCCATCCCTGAACTCCTCCTCACCAACTCCACCAACAAACAAACCCCCACCTCatctccaaaagaaaacatctctTCTTTACAACCGGAGCTGCACGGCAGCACAAACTGGTCCccccttctcaaccctctccaccCTTGGCTCCGCCGTGAGATCATCAAATACGGCGAGTTCTCTCAAGCCACCTATGAAGCTTTTGACTTCAATCCATTCTCTGAATACTGTGGCAGCTGCTTATACAACCAGTCTCGTCTCTTTGAAATCCTTGGTTTAACCCGGCACGGCTATAATGTCACCGAGTACATCTACGCCATGTCCCACGTTGAACTCCCAAAGTGGCTTGAACGTTCATTGCATGCAGATACATGGAGCAAAGACTCTAATTGGATGGGCTACGTAGCTGTCAGTGACGACACTGAGACTCGCCGGATTGGTTGCCGTGATATAGTAGTTGCATGGCGTGGCACTGTCTCACCCAGTGAATGGTTGGAGGATCTTCAAGGAAAACTAGAACCATTAGGAGATCATGGTGAAACTGATGCTAAAGTTGAGCATGGATTTTTTAGTATATACACTTCCAAGAGTGATGCTACAAGGTATAACAAGTCTAGTGCTTCTGAACAAGTAATGGAGGAGATCAAGAGGCTTGTAGCTTATTACCGTGGGAATGGAGAGGAAGTGAGTCTCACTGTCACTGGCCATAGCCTGGGCGGAGCTCTGGCACTGTTGAATGCACATGAGGCGGCAAGGAGCATCCCAGGGCTTCCGGTGAGCGTTATCTCCTTCGGTGCACCAAGAGTGGGGAATGAAGCATTTGGAGATGAGATCAGAGATCTGGGAGTGAAGGTGCTGAGGGTGGTGGTGAAGCAGGACATGGTTCCAAAGTTACCGGGAATTTTTCTCAATGAAAGGATAGAGAAGCTGAAAGCTGTCACCGGAGAGCTTGAATGGATTTACAAGCATGTTGGTTTGGAGCTGAACCTGAACATCAAAGCATCGCCTTATCTAAAACATGGATTTGATCTAGCTGGATTTCATAATTTGGAGACATACCTGCATCTCGTTGATGGTTACGTCAGTGAACAGGCAGGTTACAGGCTCAATGCTCGCCGGGATGCTGCTTTGGTGAACAAGTACAGTGGGATGTTGCGCAGCGAGCTGAAGATACCTGTATGCTGGAATCAATTGGCGAATAAGGG